One Denticeps clupeoides chromosome 12, fDenClu1.1, whole genome shotgun sequence genomic window carries:
- the camk1b gene encoding calcium/calmodulin-dependent protein kinase type 1 isoform X2, which produces MPLGQDGRSWKKKTSDIKDIYDFKEVLGTGAFSEVVLAEEKRTQRLVAIKCIPKKALEGKENSIENEIAVLHKIKHANIVSLEDIFESKSHLYLVMQLVSGGELFDRIVEKGFYTEKDASKLIQQILDAVKYLHDMGIVHRDLKPENLLYYSLDEDSKIMISDFGLSKIEGSGSVMSTACGTPGYVAPEVLAQKPYSKAVDCWSIGVISYILLCGYPPFYDENDAKLFEQILKAEYEFDSPYWDDISDSAKDFIVHLMEKDPKIRYTCEQALQHPWIAGDTALDKNIHESVSAQIKKNFAKSKWKQAFNATAVVRHMRRLQLGTSQEGPSQPTLTSPCHGHLLLPEGEEEESTPADEGCPETGDSTADILKNCTYRCHPPTSRI; this is translated from the exons GGGTGCCTTTTCTGAGGTGGTCCtagcagaggagaagagaacACAGAGGCTGGTGGCCATCAAGTGCATTCCCAAGAAGGCACTGGAGGGCAAGGAGAACAGCATTGAGAACGAAATCGCCGTCTTGCACAA GATTAAACACGCCAACATTGTTTCCCTGGAGGACATTTTTGAAAGCAAGTCGCACCTCTACCTTGTCATGCAGCT GGTGTCTGGTGGTGAGCTCTTCGACCGAATTGTGGAAAAGGGATTTTACACGGAGAAGGACGCCAGCAAACTCATCCAGCAGATACTGGACGCCGTGAAGTACCTCCACGACATGGGCATCGTTCACCGGGACCTTAAG CCGGAGAACCTGCTCTACTACAGCTTGGACGAGGACTCCAAGATCATGATCAGTGACTTTGGCCTGTCCAAGATCGAGGGCTCGGGCAGCGTGATGTCCACAGCGTGTGGCACACCAGGATACGTAG CTCCTGAGGTTCTGGCCCAGAAACCCTACAGCAAGGCGGTGGACTGCTGGTCTATCGGCGTCATCTCGTACATTCT tCTATGCGGATATCCACCGTTCTACGATGAGAACGATGCCAAGCTGTTTGAGCAGATCCTGAAGGCAGAGTACGAATTTGACTCTCCATACTGGGATGACATCTCTGATTCAG CCAAAGACTTCATAGTTCATTTGATGGAGAAGGACCCTAAAATCCGCTACACCTGTGAACAGGCCTTGCAGCACCCTTG GATCGCTGGAGACACGGCACTGGACAAGAACATCCATGAGTCTGTCAGTGCCCAAATCAAGAAGAACTTTGCCAAAAGCAAGTGGAAG CAAGCGTTTAATGCCACGGCTGTGGTCCGGCACATGCGAAGACTACAGCTGGGCACCAGCCAGGAAGGTCCCAGCCAGCCCACCCTCACCAGTCCGTGCCACGGGCACCTGCTACTGCCggagggcgaggaggaggagagca CCCCGGCTGATGAAGGCTGCCCTGAGACGGGTGACAGCACTGCCGACATCCTGAAGAACTGCACCTACCGCTGCCACCCCCCAACCAGCCGCATCTGA